The Bordetella sp. FB-8 genome includes a window with the following:
- a CDS encoding NCS2 family permease, giving the protein MFEKIFQLRAHDTTVRTEIVAGLTTFLTMSYIIFVNPAILSSTGMDRNAVFVATCLAAAIGTLIMALVANWPIGMAPGMGLNAFFAFTVVKGMGYTWEQALGAVFISGAIFVVLTLTGVRAWLIKGIPNSLRSAIAAGIGLFLAIIALSSADIIVANPATKVTLGDLSAPGPIFAILGFFIIAVLDAMRVRGAILIGVLSITLLSMLLGHNQFHGVFAAPPSLSPTLFKLDIAGALNTGFFHVILVFVLVEIFDATGTLMGIAKRAGLVTPDRPGRLGRALFSDSIAILFGSFLGTSSTTAYIESASGVQAGGRTGLTALVVGVLFLAALFVSPLASSVPAYATAPALLYVAGLMMRELVEINWSDVTEATPAALTALIMPFTYSIANGLAFGFISYAVLKAFTGRIREVHAATWLVSALFIIRFAAFPG; this is encoded by the coding sequence ATGTTCGAAAAAATCTTTCAACTACGCGCGCACGACACCACGGTTCGCACCGAAATCGTAGCGGGATTGACGACCTTCCTGACGATGTCCTACATCATCTTCGTCAACCCCGCCATTCTCTCGTCCACCGGCATGGACCGCAACGCGGTCTTCGTCGCCACCTGCCTGGCGGCAGCCATCGGCACACTCATCATGGCGCTGGTCGCCAACTGGCCCATCGGCATGGCGCCGGGCATGGGCCTGAACGCCTTCTTCGCCTTCACCGTGGTCAAGGGCATGGGCTACACGTGGGAACAGGCGCTGGGCGCGGTGTTCATCTCCGGCGCGATCTTCGTCGTTCTCACGCTCACCGGCGTGCGCGCCTGGCTGATCAAGGGCATCCCCAACTCGCTGCGCAGCGCCATCGCGGCCGGCATTGGACTGTTCCTGGCCATCATCGCCCTGTCCAGCGCCGACATCATCGTCGCCAACCCGGCCACCAAGGTCACGCTGGGCGACCTGAGCGCGCCGGGGCCGATCTTCGCCATCCTGGGCTTTTTCATCATCGCCGTGCTGGATGCCATGCGCGTGCGCGGCGCCATCCTGATCGGCGTGCTGTCCATCACCCTGCTGTCCATGCTGCTGGGCCACAACCAGTTCCACGGCGTGTTCGCCGCCCCGCCCAGCCTGTCGCCCACGCTGTTCAAACTGGATATCGCCGGCGCGTTGAACACGGGCTTCTTTCACGTGATCCTGGTGTTCGTGCTGGTCGAGATCTTCGATGCCACCGGTACGCTGATGGGCATCGCCAAACGCGCCGGCCTGGTCACCCCTGACCGCCCGGGCCGCTTGGGCCGCGCGCTGTTCTCGGACAGCATCGCCATCCTGTTCGGCTCCTTCCTGGGCACCAGCAGCACGACGGCCTACATCGAAAGCGCCTCGGGCGTGCAGGCGGGCGGCCGTACCGGCCTGACCGCTCTGGTGGTGGGTGTGCTGTTCCTGGCCGCGCTCTTTGTCTCGCCGCTGGCCAGCTCGGTGCCTGCCTACGCCACGGCCCCGGCCCTGCTCTACGTGGCCGGCCTGATGATGCGCGAACTGGTCGAGATCAACTGGAGCGACGTGACCGAGGCTACGCCGGCCGCGCTCACCGCCTTGATCATGCCGTTTACCTACTCTATCGCCAACGGTCTGGCCTTCGGCTTCATCAGCTACGCCGTGCTCAAGGCCTTCACCGGCCGCATCCGAGAGGTCCATGCGGCGACCTGGCTGGTGTCGGCGCTGTTCATCATCCGCTTCGCCGCGTTTCCGGGCTGA
- a CDS encoding LLM class flavin-dependent oxidoreductase produces MSSDLTQIPLSVLDLAPIVEGSTAADAFRNTVQLARHVEGLGYQRFWLAEHHNIPGVASSATAVLIGQVAAHTSRLRVGSGGVMLPNHAPLLIAEQFGTLESLFPGRIDLGLGRAPGSDGLTQRALRRGPHSGMDFPELLEELRGFLAEPQVSQAVHAYPGEGLTQIPIWLLGSSDFSARLAAELGLPFSFAGHFSPEGMAAMRLYRHLFKPSATLQKPYAMVGVPVVAADTDEQAQFLATTQQQKFLGMVRNHRRPLQPPVASMDGLWTPGEREAVAQRLGAAIVGGPDTVRRGLQNLLADTHADEIMVVSDFYRLEDRLRSYEIVAALKQAN; encoded by the coding sequence ATGAGCAGCGACCTGACACAGATTCCCTTGTCGGTGCTGGATCTGGCGCCCATCGTCGAAGGAAGCACGGCCGCCGATGCCTTTCGCAATACGGTGCAACTGGCCCGGCACGTCGAAGGACTGGGCTACCAGCGATTCTGGCTGGCCGAGCACCACAACATACCGGGGGTGGCCAGCAGCGCCACCGCCGTGCTCATCGGACAGGTCGCCGCACACACGAGCCGGCTGCGTGTAGGTTCGGGCGGCGTGATGCTGCCCAACCATGCGCCGCTGCTGATCGCCGAACAGTTCGGCACGCTGGAGTCGCTCTTTCCCGGCCGCATCGACCTGGGCCTGGGCCGGGCGCCCGGCAGCGACGGCCTGACCCAGCGCGCGCTGCGCCGCGGACCCCACAGCGGCATGGATTTTCCCGAGCTGCTGGAAGAGTTGCGTGGCTTTCTGGCCGAACCGCAGGTGAGCCAGGCGGTACATGCCTATCCCGGCGAAGGCCTGACCCAGATTCCCATCTGGCTGCTGGGTTCGAGCGATTTCAGCGCGCGCCTGGCGGCCGAGTTGGGCCTGCCCTTTTCCTTCGCCGGCCATTTCTCGCCCGAAGGCATGGCAGCCATGCGGCTGTACCGGCATCTCTTCAAGCCGTCCGCGACGCTGCAAAAACCCTACGCGATGGTAGGCGTGCCAGTAGTCGCGGCCGATACCGACGAACAGGCGCAGTTTCTCGCGACCACTCAGCAGCAGAAATTCCTGGGCATGGTGCGCAATCACCGCCGCCCTCTGCAGCCGCCCGTGGCCAGCATGGACGGCCTGTGGACCCCCGGAGAGCGCGAAGCGGTGGCGCAGCGCCTGGGCGCAGCGATCGTGGGCGGGCCGGACACGGTGCGCCGCGGCCTGCAAAACCTGCTTGCCGACACCCATGCAGACGAAATCATGGTCGTCTCCGACTTCTATCGCCTGGAAGATCGGCTACGCTCGTATGAAATCGTCGCGGCGCTCAAGCAGGCGAACTAA
- the trxA gene encoding thioredoxin: MSIVELTQDTFQAAVEKPDGTLIVDFWAPWCGPCRGFAPVFEKASEAHPEVTFAKINTDLEQELAGALNIRSIPTLMVFREQVMLFSQPGALSAGQLNELLDQVKNVDMAQVHQEIAEARAKADQAQS, translated from the coding sequence ATGAGTATCGTCGAACTGACCCAAGACACCTTCCAGGCAGCCGTGGAAAAACCCGACGGCACGCTGATCGTCGATTTCTGGGCACCCTGGTGCGGCCCCTGCCGCGGCTTCGCGCCGGTGTTCGAGAAAGCCTCCGAGGCGCATCCCGAGGTGACCTTCGCCAAGATCAACACCGATCTCGAGCAGGAACTGGCGGGCGCCCTGAACATTCGCTCGATTCCCACGCTGATGGTATTTCGCGAGCAGGTGATGCTGTTCTCGCAGCCTGGCGCCCTATCGGCAGGCCAGCTCAACGAGCTGCTCGATCAGGTCAAGAATGTCGACATGGCCCAGGTCCACCAAGAGATCGCCGAGGCGCGTGCCAAGGCCGACCAGGCCCAGAGTTAA
- a CDS encoding class II aldolase/adducin family protein — translation MSTWPRSTKRSPRRVPRPTRPRVKRSEAAMDKITTEERTLRLELAACYRIFAMLGWTELIYNHITLRIPGPQRHFLINPFGLHYSEVTASNLVKIDLEGRIIGDSQWPVNPAGFTLHSAIHQGIAEAHCVMHTHTTAGCAVANSQAGLDMSNFYAAMLYDRVAYHDFEGITVHADEGPRVVRSIGNRQAVILRNHGLLAWGINLPQAFSYMWTLNRACELQVAGAALGPTTPIPVDIQKQCSQDALQFDVRFGAGRDSFDALIRQIDRIDDSYKY, via the coding sequence ATGTCGACATGGCCCAGGTCCACCAAGAGATCGCCGAGGCGCGTGCCAAGGCCGACCAGGCCCAGAGTTAAGCGCAGCGAGGCCGCCATGGACAAGATAACCACCGAAGAACGCACCCTGCGCCTGGAACTGGCGGCCTGCTATCGCATTTTCGCGATGCTGGGCTGGACCGAGCTCATCTACAACCACATCACGCTGCGCATCCCCGGCCCGCAGCGGCATTTCCTGATCAATCCGTTTGGCCTGCACTACAGCGAGGTGACCGCCTCCAACCTGGTCAAGATCGACCTGGAAGGCCGCATCATCGGCGACTCGCAATGGCCGGTGAACCCCGCGGGCTTCACGCTGCATTCGGCCATCCACCAGGGCATCGCCGAGGCGCACTGCGTCATGCACACCCACACCACGGCGGGCTGCGCGGTGGCCAACAGCCAGGCCGGGCTGGACATGTCCAACTTCTACGCGGCCATGCTGTACGACCGCGTGGCCTATCACGACTTCGAAGGCATCACTGTGCACGCCGACGAAGGCCCGCGCGTGGTGCGCTCCATCGGCAACCGCCAGGCCGTGATCCTGCGCAATCACGGGCTGCTGGCCTGGGGCATCAATCTGCCGCAGGCCTTCAGCTACATGTGGACGCTGAACCGCGCCTGCGAGCTGCAGGTGGCCGGCGCCGCGCTGGGGCCGACCACGCCCATTCCGGTCGATATCCAGAAACAGTGCAGCCAGGACGCATTGCAATTCGACGTGCGTTTCGGCGCCGGGCGCGATTCGTTCGACGCACTGATCCGCCAGATCGACCGCATCGACGATTCCTACAAATACTGA
- a CDS encoding 2-dehydropantoate 2-reductase — protein MKICIYGLGAIGGMMGGWLAAAGEDVSAVLRPGATLDAVRKNGLTLTETVDGAPRSRQIAIRAVEDPAELGPQDLVVVAVKSTALPDVARRIAPLLGPDTTVLSAMNGVPWWFFHGLAPELAGTPLPSADADGSIAAAIPTARVLGCVVHLSAATPEPGVVRLVAGKRLIIGEPAGGADTPRAQAAIAALRCAGFEIDAAERIQHDIWFKLLGNMTINSISAITHATADRIVDDEPVREFASRCMLEAWEIGRRIGINIPGTPQDRHAVTRKLGAFRTSMLQDVESNRKIELDALVGTVRDIARHVKFETPNIDALFGLTRLYARSLGLYD, from the coding sequence ATGAAGATCTGCATCTACGGGCTGGGCGCCATCGGCGGCATGATGGGCGGCTGGCTCGCGGCCGCGGGCGAGGACGTCAGCGCGGTGCTGCGCCCCGGCGCCACGCTGGACGCGGTGCGCAAGAACGGCCTGACCCTGACCGAAACCGTGGACGGCGCGCCGCGCTCGCGCCAGATCGCGATACGCGCCGTCGAAGACCCGGCCGAGCTCGGCCCGCAGGACCTGGTCGTCGTCGCGGTCAAGAGCACCGCCCTGCCCGACGTGGCGCGGCGCATCGCCCCGCTGCTGGGGCCCGACACCACCGTGCTCTCGGCCATGAACGGCGTGCCGTGGTGGTTCTTTCACGGGCTGGCTCCCGAGCTGGCCGGCACGCCCCTGCCCTCGGCCGATGCCGACGGCAGCATCGCCGCCGCCATTCCCACTGCGCGCGTCCTGGGCTGCGTGGTGCACCTGTCCGCGGCCACGCCCGAACCGGGCGTGGTGCGGCTCGTGGCCGGCAAGCGCCTGATCATCGGCGAGCCCGCGGGCGGCGCCGACACGCCGCGCGCGCAAGCGGCCATCGCCGCCCTGCGCTGCGCGGGTTTCGAGATCGACGCGGCCGAGCGCATCCAGCACGACATCTGGTTCAAGCTGCTGGGCAATATGACGATCAATTCGATCTCGGCGATCACGCACGCCACGGCCGACCGCATCGTCGACGACGAACCGGTGCGCGAGTTCGCCTCGCGCTGCATGCTCGAAGCCTGGGAAATCGGCCGGCGCATCGGCATCAACATCCCCGGCACGCCGCAGGACCGCCATGCCGTCACGCGCAAGCTGGGGGCGTTTCGGACGTCGATGCTGCAGGATGTCGAATCGAACCGCAAGATAGAACTCGATGCGCTGGTCGGCACCGTGCGCGATATTGCCCGGCACGTGAAGTTCGAAACGCCGAATATCGATGCGCTGTTCGGCCTGACGCGACTGTATGCGCGCTCGCTGGGGCTGTACGACTGA
- a CDS encoding IS66 family transposase translates to MNTAAPSLDDLDAQQLRALAAELMGTLARKDEAIAQHEAEQIRKDEAIARHEAEQARQLQVLLHKQTHIDQLTQELALYKRWRYGRRSEQLDAAQGSLLEETMDADMASIEEELDAIREKVAGHPVERQQPRRMRLPSSLPRTEIHHEPESTTCRCGCTLQRIGQDTSDRLDYTPGIFTVEHHIRGKWVCQHCETLVQAPIPAQIIDKGIPTAGLLAQVLVAKYADHLPLYRQEGIFSRAGLALPRSTLGQWVGICGLRLQPLVDALKAEVLERGVLHADETPVQMLKPGNGKTHRAYLWAYTPTAYDSLRAVLYDFTPSRAGEHCRTFLDDWRGKLVTDDYSGYKAGFAAGITELGCMAHARRKFHELHANHQSQIAGEALELFGALYGVEREAQHFDPDRRRTRRQEQAKPIADTLHRWLIAQRLRVPDGSGTARAIDYSLKRWEALTRYLDDGHAPIDNNWVENQIRPWAIGRSNWLFAGSLRGGQRAAAIMSLIQSARLNGHDPYAYLKDVLNRLPTQKNHLIGDLLPHRRQPAA, encoded by the coding sequence ATGAACACGGCAGCTCCTTCCCTGGACGATCTGGACGCGCAACAACTGCGTGCGCTGGCGGCCGAGTTGATGGGCACGCTGGCGCGTAAAGATGAAGCGATCGCGCAGCACGAAGCCGAACAGATACGCAAAGATGAAGCCATTGCTCGTCACGAAGCCGAGCAAGCCCGCCAATTGCAAGTCCTGCTGCACAAGCAGACGCACATTGACCAACTGACGCAGGAACTGGCGCTCTATAAGCGCTGGCGCTACGGGCGTCGCAGCGAACAGCTCGATGCCGCGCAAGGCAGCCTGCTGGAAGAGACGATGGACGCGGACATGGCGAGCATCGAGGAAGAACTCGATGCCATCCGTGAGAAGGTGGCCGGCCACCCCGTCGAGCGTCAGCAACCGCGCCGCATGCGCCTGCCGTCGTCGTTGCCGCGCACCGAGATCCACCACGAACCCGAGTCCACGACGTGCCGCTGCGGCTGCACCCTGCAACGCATCGGCCAGGACACGAGCGATCGGCTGGACTACACGCCCGGCATCTTTACCGTCGAGCACCACATCCGGGGCAAGTGGGTGTGCCAGCACTGCGAGACGCTGGTCCAGGCACCGATCCCCGCGCAGATCATCGACAAGGGCATCCCCACCGCGGGCCTGTTGGCCCAGGTGCTGGTGGCCAAGTACGCCGATCACCTGCCGCTGTATCGCCAGGAAGGGATCTTTAGCCGTGCGGGTCTGGCGCTGCCGCGCTCGACTCTGGGCCAGTGGGTCGGCATCTGCGGGCTGCGCTTGCAGCCGCTGGTCGATGCGCTCAAGGCCGAGGTGCTCGAGCGGGGCGTGCTGCATGCCGACGAGACGCCGGTGCAGATGCTCAAGCCCGGCAACGGCAAGACGCATCGGGCCTACCTGTGGGCCTACACGCCAACGGCCTACGACAGCCTGCGGGCGGTGCTCTACGACTTTACGCCCAGTCGCGCGGGCGAGCACTGCCGCACATTCCTGGATGACTGGCGCGGCAAGCTGGTGACCGACGACTACTCGGGCTACAAGGCGGGCTTCGCGGCGGGGATCACGGAACTCGGCTGCATGGCTCATGCCCGGCGTAAGTTCCACGAACTGCACGCTAACCATCAGAGCCAGATCGCCGGCGAGGCGCTGGAGTTGTTCGGGGCACTGTACGGGGTGGAGCGCGAGGCGCAACACTTCGATCCTGATCGAAGGCGAACACGACGCCAGGAACAAGCCAAACCGATCGCCGATACGCTGCATCGCTGGTTGATCGCGCAGCGCCTGCGCGTGCCCGATGGCTCGGGCACGGCCCGCGCCATCGACTACAGCCTCAAGCGTTGGGAGGCGCTTACGCGCTATCTCGACGACGGCCATGCACCGATCGACAACAACTGGGTCGAGAACCAGATCCGGCCTTGGGCTATCGGACGCTCGAACTGGTTGTTTGCGGGATCGCTGCGCGGCGGCCAGCGCGCGGCCGCGATCATGAGCCTGATCCAGTCGGCACGACTGAACGGGCATGATCCCTATGCTTACCTCAAGGACGTGCTCAACCGTCTACCGACTCAGAAAAACCATTTGATCGGCGATCTGTTGCCGCATCGGCGGCAACCTGCCGCCTGA
- the tnpB gene encoding IS66 family insertion sequence element accessory protein TnpB (TnpB, as the term is used for proteins encoded by IS66 family insertion elements, is considered an accessory protein, since TnpC, encoded by a neighboring gene, is a DDE family transposase.), protein MVEVIRVDAIWLATQPLDMRAGADKALARVVAVFGAARPHHAYCFTNKRANRMKVLVHDGIGVWLAARRLNRGKFTWATELHGPQVGLDAEQWQALVLGLPWQHVGQAGTISVL, encoded by the coding sequence GTGGTTGAAGTGATCCGCGTCGATGCGATCTGGCTGGCAACGCAGCCGTTGGACATGCGTGCCGGTGCCGACAAGGCCCTGGCGCGCGTGGTAGCGGTGTTCGGCGCAGCCCGCCCGCATCATGCCTACTGCTTTACGAACAAGCGCGCCAACCGCATGAAGGTGCTGGTGCATGATGGCATCGGTGTGTGGCTGGCGGCGCGGCGCTTGAACCGAGGCAAGTTCACTTGGGCGACAGAGCTTCACGGCCCGCAGGTGGGCCTGGATGCCGAACAGTGGCAAGCTCTGGTGCTGGGCCTGCCATGGCAACACGTGGGTCAGGCGGGCACGATATCGGTGCTGTAG
- a CDS encoding transposase: protein MARTELSVVRQRRTYPKAFKAQVVAECGEPQSSIASVALTHGLNANLVHKWLRIAQARAGSEPAFVSVVPAGRTQGVGQPIELEIRRGGVQVSVRWPASDAIACAAWLSEWLK from the coding sequence ATGGCAAGGACAGAATTAAGCGTGGTTCGCCAACGGCGGACATATCCCAAGGCGTTCAAGGCCCAAGTTGTGGCCGAGTGCGGCGAACCGCAATCCTCGATCGCCAGCGTGGCGCTGACGCATGGCCTGAACGCGAACCTGGTGCATAAATGGCTGAGAATTGCCCAAGCGCGAGCAGGTTCTGAGCCGGCCTTTGTGTCGGTGGTGCCGGCAGGCCGGACGCAAGGGGTGGGGCAGCCGATAGAACTGGAGATCAGGCGAGGCGGCGTGCAAGTCTCTGTACGTTGGCCTGCCAGCGACGCGATCGCCTGCGCGGCCTGGCTGAGCGAGTGGTTGAAGTGA
- a CDS encoding HEPN domain-containing protein: protein MRSKIVFTQDYSYNVTATHPTLGQLGDGRLTFGPGKGTTLQFRLSTLKPIDCQTLDEVHAITEDGQHFTLFNCQFEQLFLSCDYIVSMEATDAFVLVEVEVLDISPWFFEYQRMQGKPGAKIEWINTPHEINASLMLDEKNLTIKAYPHTSIDQTNDGHLIKDSVFFSIESTMPLSISKVRRYTTDLLALLSILLGSPASISSVGVKSDHGSSGYVFFPYYEPEAEAGTRKKESHDYFLKKPIFEANWQTIVQNFFASELRDPLWLRLSGMKRYKDFWEYKVLGYVTLWEAYVSSQTQNLGKKDLAIPTKAVKRFHEKLDENKFSLTNEQVLGVKALAGSVFQSREYTLQEKTEIVISQTDPDIVKIINLSSAALVRLRKIRDAIAHGDVITIPSGEHPLLSTRIEKLTLLLTYYAFIEFGLKKDDFLACLCSTWTRMVRGASLNQAHLDKVIGAAEFITLTSENLLALKPLANGQAFRCFYRNDQGEVAYSHEDTRTYSVKRQSSALEDNPDYNKVFNNYDKKIRYVPNLYFEDGQDNLHFIAVILFE, encoded by the coding sequence ATGAGATCCAAAATCGTCTTTACTCAAGACTATAGCTACAACGTAACGGCAACTCATCCCACTCTTGGGCAATTAGGCGATGGCAGGCTTACCTTTGGACCGGGTAAAGGCACAACCCTGCAATTCAGACTGAGCACACTCAAACCCATTGATTGCCAAACACTTGATGAGGTTCACGCAATCACCGAGGATGGTCAGCACTTCACTCTCTTTAACTGCCAGTTTGAACAGTTATTTCTCTCGTGCGACTACATCGTTAGCATGGAGGCAACCGATGCCTTCGTTCTGGTAGAAGTCGAAGTTCTTGATATATCCCCCTGGTTTTTTGAATATCAGCGTATGCAGGGTAAGCCAGGAGCAAAGATCGAATGGATTAATACACCTCACGAGATAAATGCGAGTTTGATGCTTGATGAAAAGAACCTCACGATCAAAGCTTATCCGCATACCAGCATCGACCAGACAAACGATGGTCATTTAATTAAAGATTCGGTCTTCTTCAGCATTGAGAGCACCATGCCCTTGAGCATAAGTAAGGTGCGAAGATACACGACCGACTTGCTGGCTTTATTGAGCATCCTTCTGGGCTCGCCCGCTTCAATTTCGAGTGTTGGCGTAAAGTCTGATCACGGCAGTTCGGGCTACGTCTTCTTTCCGTATTATGAGCCTGAAGCGGAAGCTGGCACACGCAAGAAGGAAAGTCATGATTATTTCCTCAAAAAACCCATCTTTGAAGCCAACTGGCAGACGATAGTCCAGAACTTCTTTGCCTCAGAGTTGCGCGATCCGCTTTGGTTGCGACTATCAGGGATGAAGCGATACAAGGATTTCTGGGAATACAAGGTCCTAGGCTATGTCACCCTCTGGGAAGCTTACGTATCATCCCAAACACAAAATCTTGGCAAGAAAGATCTCGCCATACCCACAAAGGCAGTCAAGCGTTTTCACGAAAAACTAGACGAGAATAAGTTTTCTCTGACCAACGAGCAGGTTCTAGGGGTGAAAGCTTTAGCCGGCTCGGTGTTCCAGAGTCGTGAATACACACTCCAAGAAAAAACTGAGATTGTCATCTCTCAGACCGACCCCGACATAGTCAAAATTATCAATTTGTCTTCGGCTGCTCTTGTCAGACTCAGGAAAATTCGCGATGCGATAGCGCATGGCGATGTCATCACCATACCGTCTGGTGAGCATCCTCTTCTATCCACCCGCATTGAGAAGCTGACCCTGCTACTCACCTATTACGCCTTTATCGAGTTTGGCCTGAAAAAGGACGATTTTCTTGCATGTCTGTGCTCGACATGGACGAGAATGGTCAGAGGCGCTAGCCTCAACCAGGCGCATCTGGATAAAGTAATAGGAGCTGCGGAGTTCATTACTCTTACAAGTGAAAATCTTCTCGCACTAAAGCCACTGGCAAACGGCCAAGCGTTTCGTTGTTTCTACAGGAACGACCAAGGGGAGGTCGCCTACTCTCATGAGGATACGAGGACTTACTCCGTCAAACGTCAGTCTAGCGCCTTAGAAGACAACCCTGACTACAACAAGGTATTCAATAATTACGATAAGAAGATCCGGTATGTCCCCAATCTTTACTTTGAGGATGGTCAAGACAATCTTCATTTCATCGCTGTCATTCTTTTTGAGTGA
- a CDS encoding LysR family transcriptional regulator, whose amino-acid sequence MSAMHTFVRVVETGSFSAVAREQSSTQSAVSKQVAALERHLGAKLLTRTTRMLSLTDDGERYFEDARRLVAEVMEAENQLRRGEQQLTGWLRVAASAGFGTRVLRPHVHSFLTAHPSVKVDFRLNDGFIDLVEQGIDVAVRIGNLADSTLVARRIGTTRLAVLASRSFIASMTAQRPAPQIPADLQAHPCIVYTELRTRNLWDFSTPDGSTASVRVEGPLQTNSEEILRTAVVDGLGIAYAPTWLFQDLIASGDVQILLAGWQPRPLPINLVSPPERRRAAKVRAFADHLSAALADCPACR is encoded by the coding sequence ATGTCTGCCATGCACACTTTTGTGCGCGTCGTGGAAACGGGCAGCTTCTCGGCCGTGGCGCGGGAACAGTCCAGCACCCAGAGCGCCGTGAGCAAACAGGTGGCGGCTCTGGAGCGGCATCTGGGTGCCAAGCTGCTGACGCGAACGACGCGAATGCTCTCGCTCACCGACGACGGCGAACGTTATTTCGAAGACGCCCGACGGCTGGTCGCCGAGGTGATGGAGGCCGAGAACCAGTTGCGCCGGGGCGAGCAGCAACTCACCGGCTGGCTCCGAGTGGCCGCTTCGGCCGGATTCGGCACGCGTGTGCTGCGACCGCACGTGCATTCGTTTCTCACCGCCCACCCCAGTGTCAAAGTCGATTTCAGGCTCAATGACGGCTTCATCGACCTGGTCGAGCAGGGCATCGACGTCGCCGTACGCATCGGCAACCTCGCCGACAGTACGCTGGTCGCGCGGCGCATCGGCACCACCCGGCTGGCCGTGCTCGCGAGTCGGTCGTTTATTGCGTCCATGACGGCGCAGCGGCCGGCACCGCAGATCCCGGCAGACCTGCAGGCCCACCCGTGCATCGTCTACACGGAACTGCGCACCCGGAATCTTTGGGATTTCAGTACTCCCGACGGGTCTACGGCTTCCGTGCGCGTCGAGGGGCCCTTGCAGACGAATTCAGAGGAGATCTTGCGGACGGCTGTCGTGGATGGTTTGGGCATTGCCTATGCGCCGACCTGGCTTTTTCAGGACTTGATCGCCAGCGGCGATGTGCAGATTCTGCTTGCGGGCTGGCAGCCCAGGCCATTGCCGATCAACCTGGTGAGCCCGCCCGAACGCCGCCGCGCCGCCAAGGTACGTGCGTTCGCGGACCATTTATCGGCAGCACTCGCGGACTGCCCAGCGTGTCGTTGA
- a CDS encoding carboxymuconolactone decarboxylase family protein: protein MNTVTVPTYEQVSPANQAIFDGIKKKFGFVPNLFATFAHSETALATYLALNSAKSSLSPKAREVINLVVSQVNNCAYCLAAHTAVGSMLGYTPDQILEIRGGGVSFDPRLDALARLVRNIALERGHADPALVQAFFAAGWTQANLVDAIVAVGDKMITNFLHATTLVPVDFPAAPPLNR from the coding sequence ATGAACACCGTAACCGTACCTACCTACGAACAAGTCTCGCCCGCCAACCAGGCCATCTTCGACGGCATAAAGAAGAAGTTCGGCTTCGTCCCGAACCTGTTTGCCACCTTCGCGCATTCGGAGACCGCGCTGGCGACGTACCTGGCGCTCAATAGCGCCAAGAGTTCGCTGAGCCCGAAGGCGCGCGAGGTCATCAACCTCGTGGTCAGCCAGGTCAACAACTGCGCCTATTGCCTCGCAGCGCACACCGCGGTTGGCAGCATGCTTGGCTATACGCCCGACCAGATCCTGGAGATTCGCGGCGGTGGCGTGTCATTTGATCCGCGCCTGGATGCGCTGGCCAGGCTTGTGCGCAACATCGCGCTCGAGCGTGGACACGCCGATCCCGCCTTGGTGCAGGCCTTCTTCGCGGCCGGCTGGACGCAAGCAAACCTGGTGGACGCGATCGTCGCCGTCGGCGACAAGATGATCACCAACTTCCTGCACGCCACCACCCTGGTGCCGGTGGATTTTCCTGCCGCGCCCCCGCTGAACCGCTGA